GAGACCCAGAGAAGGGAGAGGTGGAGGTGGAAAAATATCAGGTGTGTGGTAGCTTTCATGTGGAAACCAGGGTACCTTGGATGGCACACTTGCAAAACCAGCATCTATATCATCAAAATTACTATCCGAAACCGGTCATGAAGTAGAGTGAATAAAAAAAATATAGTTCATCATGTTAAGGGAGCTCAAGGATAATTAGAAAGAAAAGTGAGCCAAGGCGTTAGTACTGTGAGAAAATGGAGTGTTTGGGGCTCTACTCTTGACACAAACTTATGACAATTATTACTCAATAAAGGGAATAGCTATGTGCCTGTGTCTTGAACATAGGCTCCTGGCATGGTTTTCCTTGTACTCGCtccatctatttctcttctttttaAACATTAACACAGTATTTATTATTACAAACATTTGACCCTTAATTTTTCTAACAACATATGGAGAAACTGCAAAGATAGAATTATATGGAACTTTTAAACAAATTCAACTAGTATAATCTCCATAATGACATATCTAAGTAACTTTTTTATACATTCAAAGAACGCCAAGTAAGTAGAaatgaaaagaaaagataaagatacCATGTACCTTTTATCTAGTAGTGAATCGTTGATCTTGCTAATGAGTATTTGTTCACTCCCTGCTTCCGTGTTAGAATAATCTTGACCGCTAACTTCACTAAGAATAGTCCTCAGGATAGTCATAATGTTTGGGCTTCGCGACACGGATAAGAAGGCCCAACACTCGAACTGACCTTTGATCTCTTGATACACTTGGTTTGCAAGAGTTGTTTTCCCCATTCCTCCAAATCCAACGATGGAGACTATCTTTGGTTGTTGTTGTGTTGTCGCACACCCATCATCGTCTGTCAACAATTTGATCAGCTCAGCCTTGGGTTCATCGATTCCAACAAGCTTCGATGCATGCTCAAAGATAGCAAGAGCTCTAGGGTCAACGGTCGCATTGACAGTCTTGGAGAAGGTCTCACGACTCTTGTACCTTGCATTCCTATCGCCCACCTCAATGATCTGTTTCTTCAGATCCTGAATCTCTCTGCCAATCCGACGGCGAGCCTTCATCTTTCCCAACTTCCCTAGTGAGCTCTTGATCTTATCAATGAAGCCATCTGGCTTTTCGTCTTTGTCACCGATGCTTTGCATGAAGTCATCGATTGTGTCCTCCATGTCATAGGACAGTTCCCGCACCTCATTCATCCAAACTTTATCCTGCACATCGGGATCCTCCTCCTCTGACATCTTGGTGAGAAAAGCCTCCATGGCGCCGAGCTCATGAGTAAGGGACCTGATCCCCTTGCGCACACCCTTGAACCGCTTGTACTCGTTGCCGAGCAGA
The sequence above is a segment of the Triticum dicoccoides isolate Atlit2015 ecotype Zavitan unplaced genomic scaffold, WEW_v2.0 scaffold239792, whole genome shotgun sequence genome. Coding sequences within it:
- the LOC119345464 gene encoding disease resistance protein PIK6-NP-like: MAMEAALVSVATGVLKPVLGKLVVLLGNEYKRFKGVRKGIRSLTHELGAMEAFLTKMSEEEDPDVQDKVWMNEVRELSYDMEDTIDDFMQSIGDKDEKPDGFIDKIKSSLGKLGKMKARRRIGREIQDLKKQIIEVGDRNARYKSRETFSKTVNATVDPRALAIFEHASKLVGIDEPKAELIKLLTDDDGCATTQQQPKIVSIVGFGGMGKTTLANQVYQEIKGQFECWAFLSVSRSPNIMTILRTILSEVSGQDYSNTEAGSEQILISKINDSLLDK